Genomic window (Candidatus Methylomirabilota bacterium):
CGCCCCCGCGGTGCCGGCCGCATTGATTTTTGTCCCGACGGCGTCCGCGTCGCCGCAGATGTTGCCGAGTTCGGGCCGGTTGGAGGTCCCTGATGGGATGGCACTCAGTGCCGTGCCGGGGAAGTCGGTTGAAAGGGTAAAGCCGGTCACGTAGGCGTTGCCGGGACCGTCCACAGCGATGCTGTTGCCTTGATCGCCAAGGCTGCCACCGAGGTAAGTGGAGTAGGTAAGCGCGGTGCCGGCCGCATTGATTTTCGTCACGAAGGCGTCCGAGGTGCCGCCGGCATTGCCGAGATTGGGCTGGATGAGACTCCCTGCCGTACCAGGGAAGTTAATCGAAAGGGTACTGCCGGTCACGTAGGCATTGCCGGCAGCGTCTACAAAGATGTCGTTCCCTCGATCGATATCGTTGCCGCCGAGATAACTGGAGTAGGTCAGCACCACCGGATCAATGACCAGGGGCGTGGTCGCATCATAGGGCCCTACCTGAATCCCGACATGGTCCTTGCCCCGCAGGACGTAATGACCGTTGATGGCCTGCTTCACACCGTTGATTTCCTGATATATCACCGGGGCATGCTGGATAACTTGGCCGGCAACAGTCTGCAGGACAAGGTCGCCCTGGTCATTGATTTCGAGTTTATCTGCGCCCTCAAAGGCGAGGGTGATGGCTTTGGGATCGGCGCCGGGAGCGACGACAAGGTCGTACTCTAGCTGTCGCTGGTTGCCGTAGTAGACAAGATCCACGTTGGGATACACGTCCCCGTATCGCACCTTGGCGTACGTCGGGATATTCGTGCGCCACTTT
Coding sequences:
- a CDS encoding SBBP repeat-containing protein, which gives rise to MKRIGEVSSGSTLRLSLLGIIAIVVMLALGVEGVGAPLDPAGMLPDPVARKTPPVILPEPDVATKARIVEAYGKLPLSFEVNNGQTDAQVKYLARGRGYTLFLTGTEAVLVLKNQPSALSDQQSARKEHTKKTQSPSRTVLRMQLVGANPHPKVVGLNKLPGKSNYFIGNDPQKWRTNIPTYAKVRYGDVYPNVDLVYYGNQRQLEYDLVVAPGADPKAITLAFEGADKLEINDQGDLVLQTVAGQVIQHAPVIYQEINGVKQAINGHYVLRGKDHVGIQVGPYDATTPLVIDPVVLTYSSYLGGNDIDRGNDIFVDAAGNAYVTGSTLSINFPGTAGSLIQPNLGNAGGTSDAFVTKINAAGTALTYSTYLGGSLGDQGNSIAVDGPGNAYVTGFTLSTDFPGTALSAIPSGTSNRPELGNICGDADAVGTKINAAGTAGA